In Pedobacter sp. WC2423, the following are encoded in one genomic region:
- the groES gene encoding co-chaperone GroES, protein MALNIKPIADRVVVEAAPAEEKTASGIYIPDTAKEKPQQGTVVAVGPGKYAELTGNLVPLSVKVGDVVLYGKYGGTEITFEGKEYLIMRETDLYAVL, encoded by the coding sequence ATGGCTTTAAACATTAAACCCATTGCAGATAGAGTAGTTGTTGAAGCTGCTCCTGCCGAAGAAAAAACTGCTTCGGGTATTTATATCCCGGATACAGCTAAAGAAAAACCTCAGCAAGGAACAGTAGTTGCGGTTGGCCCGGGTAAATATGCCGAGTTAACAGGAAACTTAGTACCATTGAGCGTTAAAGTTGGTGATGTAGTTTTATATGGCAAATACGGAGGTACTGAAATTACTTTTGAAGGTAAAGAGTATCTTATTATGCGTGAAACTGATCTTTACGCAGTTCTTTAG
- the groL gene encoding chaperonin GroEL (60 kDa chaperone family; promotes refolding of misfolded polypeptides especially under stressful conditions; forms two stacked rings of heptamers to form a barrel-shaped 14mer; ends can be capped by GroES; misfolded proteins enter the barrel where they are refolded when GroES binds): protein MAKQVKYNVEARDALKRGVDTLANAVKVTLGPKGRNVIIDKKFGSPAITKDGVTVAKEIELKDPIENMGAQMVKEVASKTADIAGDGTTTATVLAQAIVTAGIKNVAAGANPMDLKRGIDKAVTAIVANLKAQSQTVGEDNNKIKQVASISANNDEVIGALIAEAMGKVGKDGVITVEEAKGTETEVKTVEGMQFDRGYLSPYFVTNADKMEAELENAYILIYDKKISNMKELLPILEKQVQTGKPLLIIAEDLDGEALATLVVNKIRGSLKVVAVKAPGFGDRRKAMLEDLAILTGGTVISEERGYKLENADLTYLGTAEKIVVDKDNTTIINGAGSSEDIKARVNQIKAQIETTTSDYDKEKLQERLAKLAGGVAVLYVGAASEVEMKEKKDRVDDALHATRAAVEEGIVAGGGVAFIRAIEALEGMKGSNEDETTGIAIVKRAIEEPLRQICQNAGIEGSIVVQKVKEGKGDFGYNARTDVYENLISAGVIDPTKVGRVALENAASIAAMLLTTECVLADDPDDNAAGSAMPPMGGGGMGGMM from the coding sequence ATGGCAAAGCAAGTAAAATATAACGTAGAAGCCCGTGACGCCCTGAAAAGAGGTGTTGATACTTTGGCTAATGCAGTAAAAGTAACTTTAGGTCCAAAAGGACGTAATGTAATTATTGATAAAAAATTCGGTTCACCAGCAATTACAAAAGATGGTGTTACTGTTGCGAAAGAAATTGAATTAAAAGACCCAATCGAAAACATGGGTGCTCAAATGGTTAAAGAGGTTGCTTCTAAAACTGCTGATATTGCAGGTGACGGAACAACTACTGCAACTGTACTGGCTCAGGCGATCGTTACAGCGGGTATCAAAAACGTTGCTGCTGGTGCAAATCCAATGGATTTGAAACGCGGTATCGATAAAGCGGTTACAGCTATTGTAGCAAACTTAAAAGCTCAGTCTCAAACTGTTGGTGAAGATAACAACAAAATCAAACAGGTTGCGTCTATCTCTGCAAACAATGACGAAGTTATTGGCGCGCTGATCGCTGAGGCAATGGGTAAAGTAGGTAAAGATGGTGTAATTACTGTGGAAGAAGCAAAAGGTACTGAAACTGAAGTAAAAACAGTAGAAGGTATGCAATTTGACCGTGGTTACTTATCTCCATACTTTGTAACTAATGCGGATAAAATGGAAGCGGAATTAGAAAACGCTTACATTTTGATCTATGACAAAAAAATCAGTAACATGAAAGAATTGTTACCGATTTTAGAGAAACAAGTTCAAACTGGTAAACCATTATTAATTATCGCTGAAGATTTAGATGGTGAAGCTTTGGCTACTTTAGTAGTGAATAAAATCCGTGGTTCTCTGAAAGTTGTTGCTGTTAAAGCTCCAGGTTTTGGTGACCGCAGAAAAGCAATGTTAGAAGATCTTGCTATCTTAACAGGTGGTACTGTAATTTCTGAAGAAAGAGGTTACAAATTAGAGAATGCTGACCTTACTTATTTAGGTACTGCTGAGAAAATCGTTGTTGATAAAGACAATACAACAATTATTAACGGTGCTGGTTCATCTGAGGATATCAAAGCCCGCGTTAACCAGATCAAAGCTCAGATCGAAACTACAACTTCTGATTACGATAAAGAAAAATTACAAGAGCGTTTGGCTAAATTAGCTGGCGGTGTTGCAGTTCTTTACGTAGGTGCAGCTTCTGAAGTGGAGATGAAAGAGAAAAAAGACCGTGTTGATGATGCTTTACATGCAACCCGTGCGGCTGTTGAAGAAGGTATCGTTGCTGGTGGTGGTGTTGCTTTCATCCGTGCTATCGAAGCTTTAGAAGGAATGAAAGGATCTAACGAAGACGAAACTACTGGTATCGCAATCGTTAAACGTGCTATCGAAGAGCCATTACGTCAAATCTGCCAGAATGCAGGTATTGAAGGTTCTATCGTAGTTCAAAAAGTTAAAGAAGGTAAAGGTGATTTCGGTTACAATGCCCGTACTGATGTTTATGAAAACTTAATCAGTGCAGGTGTTATCGATCCAACTAAAGTTGGTCGTGTAGCTTTAGAAAACGCAGCTTCTATTGCAGCGATGTTGTTAACAACTGAGTGTGTATTAGCTGATGATCCTGATGATAATGCAGCAGGTTCTGCTATGCCTCCTATGGGTGGCGGTGGAATGGGCGGAATGATGTAA